CGCACCCAGGAGAGCCGGTTCACGTTGTGCGGCAGGATCAGGTCCACGTCGGAGAGCGCGACACCGGCCTGCGCCACCGCCGCCATGACCACCTCGGCCAGACCGTCCTGATAGATCGCCTCGAACTCGGCGGCCCGCGCGGCGTCCATTCGCAGACCGGCGTTGAACTGCCCGTACGTCCGGGTGGCGTAGCCCAGCAGCCGGTCGTGGTCGCCGCTGAGCCCGACCAGGACGGCGGCCGAGCCCTCGCCCATGAAGGTGGTGTTCGGGATGAGCTGCGCGGTGGGGGTGAACGCCTTCTCCCCGGCGAAGACCAGGGCCAACGCGTCCGGGTCCCCGTCGGCGGCCAGCAGCTCACCGGCGAGGTGCACGGCGAGCAGCCCCGACGCGCAGGCGTGCTGGGTGACCGCGAACGAGACCGCGTGCTCCAGGCCGAGCGCGGTGCGGACCTGGTGCAGCGGGTTCTCCGGGTACGGCGCCACGGTCTGCAACGTGCGGGCCTGGAGCACGTACCGGACCTGGCTCTCGCGTCCGGTCAGCGCGGTCAGCTTGCCGGCCGCGTTGATCATCATCTGGGTCAGGTCGCCGTCCGGGTCGTAGCGCACCTCGGACAGGCCGTAGAAGCGGCGGAACGTCGCCACCTGCTTCGGGTCCATCGCCAGTCGGGCACCGATCTCCTCGATCGGTACGACCGCCGACGGAAGATAGGCGGAGACCGCCTCGATGGACGTCACCGGGCACCCGCGGGTTGTTGTCCGGCGATCAGTTCGGTCAGGTGCGCGGTCAGCTCGTCGATGGTCGGGTGGTCCCAGACCAGGGTCTCGCTGAGCCGCATGTCCAGGTGCGTCTCGATGTCGCCGCAGAGAGCGAGCGCATAGACCGAGTCCAGGCCGTACTCGGCGAGGCGGACGGTGGGGTCGATCTCGTC
Above is a window of Verrucosispora sp. NA02020 DNA encoding:
- a CDS encoding ketoacyl-ACP synthase III family protein; translation: MTSIEAVSAYLPSAVVPIEEIGARLAMDPKQVATFRRFYGLSEVRYDPDGDLTQMMINAAGKLTALTGRESQVRYVLQARTLQTVAPYPENPLHQVRTALGLEHAVSFAVTQHACASGLLAVHLAGELLAADGDPDALALVFAGEKAFTPTAQLIPNTTFMGEGSAAVLVGLSGDHDRLLGYATRTYGQFNAGLRMDAARAAEFEAIYQDGLAEVVMAAVAQAGVALSDVDLILPHNVNRLSWVRLCKQLGYPVDRVLLDNVASTGHCFCADSFINYQTALELERLAPGDRYLMVAVGLGATFSAMVFEH
- a CDS encoding acyl carrier protein translates to MASTAEGAGDLRSWLTRCVAEYLRRPEDEIDPTVRLAEYGLDSVYALALCGDIETHLDMRLSETLVWDHPTIDELTAHLTELIAGQQPAGAR